In Persephonella sp., one DNA window encodes the following:
- a CDS encoding CZB domain-containing protein: MNKIKELAEEIDIYLSQHAIYINKLEKAIDGKIEFQPTDCHSCAFGKAIDIIKDECVEKLPENLKTLFNEIYDLHCEFHAVSKGILEGKENKNQLEMIKDISTKLFQKLLQFKNTAKRELTTT; the protein is encoded by the coding sequence GTGAATAAAATAAAAGAACTTGCAGAAGAAATAGATATCTATCTGTCTCAACATGCGATATATATTAATAAACTTGAAAAAGCAATAGATGGAAAAATAGAATTTCAGCCTACAGATTGCCATTCATGTGCATTTGGAAAAGCAATAGATATCATAAAAGATGAATGTGTAGAAAAACTACCAGAAAATTTAAAAACTTTATTTAATGAAATTTATGACCTTCATTGTGAATTTCATGCTGTCTCCAAAGGTATCCTGGAAGGCAAAGAAAATAAAAATCAACTGGAGATGATTAAAGATATATCAACTAAACTCTTTCAAAAGCTTTTGCAGTTTAAAAATACAGCTAAAAGAGAGCTAACAACTACATAA
- a CDS encoding MFS transporter yields MIDKDFTPEEKKATLGLSAIFSLRMLGLFLVLPVLSIYAHDFPGATSFLVGLAIGAYGLTQAFFQIPYGLLSDKIGRIPILIFSTIIFVFGSLLAAYASLQENIYLLIAGRFLQGMGAVSSVVIALIADLTREEIRTRAMATIGASIGMAFAFGMVLGPWIAAHFGLAGVFGFTALLALISIPYIIWGIPRPKVIVHHEDAEFTGSYLGTVLKDKNLLKMDFGMFVLHMGLTAVFTAAPLILKQFMDVGDLWKVYLVMFLVGLTLMVPSTIIAEKKGLIKEVKIVAILILILSFGLFIKFENQFVPAIIAIIVYFTGFMMLEPIMPSLMSRYAKPQVKGTASGVFNTAQFLGAFVGGASAGYLLQYGHKAVFIFLGIITFIWLITVLTLEMPESVKEKRMKK; encoded by the coding sequence TTGATAGACAAAGATTTTACCCCTGAGGAAAAAAAGGCAACTCTTGGACTTTCTGCAATATTTTCTCTTAGAATGCTGGGACTGTTTCTGGTTTTACCTGTGCTCAGTATTTATGCCCATGATTTTCCCGGAGCAACATCATTTTTAGTTGGTCTTGCAATTGGTGCTTACGGTTTAACACAAGCATTTTTTCAGATACCTTACGGACTTTTAAGTGACAAAATAGGTAGAATACCAATTCTTATATTTTCAACAATAATATTTGTTTTCGGTAGTCTTCTGGCAGCTTATGCCTCACTGCAAGAGAATATATACCTCCTTATAGCAGGTAGATTTTTACAGGGTATGGGTGCTGTTTCCTCTGTTGTTATAGCACTTATAGCAGACCTTACCCGTGAAGAAATCAGAACCAGGGCAATGGCAACAATAGGTGCTTCCATAGGAATGGCTTTTGCTTTTGGTATGGTTTTGGGACCATGGATAGCTGCACATTTTGGGCTTGCAGGGGTATTCGGATTTACAGCCCTTCTGGCTCTGATCTCTATTCCATATATAATCTGGGGAATACCGAGACCTAAAGTAATTGTCCACCATGAAGATGCAGAATTTACAGGTTCATATCTTGGGACAGTTTTAAAAGATAAAAACCTGCTTAAAATGGACTTTGGGATGTTTGTTCTTCATATGGGGCTTACTGCTGTTTTTACAGCTGCTCCATTAATTCTGAAGCAATTTATGGATGTAGGAGATTTATGGAAAGTATATCTGGTAATGTTCTTGGTAGGTCTTACCCTTATGGTGCCTTCTACTATAATTGCCGAGAAAAAAGGTTTAATCAAAGAAGTCAAAATAGTAGCAATCCTTATTCTTATACTCTCATTTGGTCTATTTATAAAATTTGAAAACCAGTTTGTTCCTGCAATAATAGCTATAATTGTTTACTTCACAGGATTTATGATGCTAGAACCAATTATGCCTTCTCTTATGAGTAGATATGCAAAACCACAGGTTAAAGGAACTGCTTCTGGAGTTTTCAATACTGCCCAATTTCTTGGTGCTTTTGTAGGTGGTGCATCAGCAGGTTATCTACTCCAATACGGACATAAGGCAGTTTTCATATTCCTGGGCATTATAACTTTTATATGGCTTATAACAGTGTTAACCCTTGAAATGCCTGAAAGCGTTAAAGAAAAAAGAATGAAGAAATAA